A part of Oryctolagus cuniculus chromosome 4, mOryCun1.1, whole genome shotgun sequence genomic DNA contains:
- the LOC100345774 gene encoding small ribosomal subunit protein eS19 — protein sequence MPGVTVKDVNQQEFVRALAAFLKKSGKLKVPEWVDTVKLAKHKELAPYDENWFYTRAASTARHLYLRGGAGVGSMTKIYGGRQRNGVMPSHFSRGSKSVARRVLQALEGLKMVEKDQDGGRKLTPQGQRDLDRIAGQVAAANKKH from the coding sequence ATGCCTGGAGTCACCGTaaaggacgtgaaccagcaggagTTCGTCCGAGCTCTGGCCGCCTTCCTCAAAAAGTCCGGGAAGCTGAAGGTCCCCGAGTGGGTGGACACCGTCAAGCTGGCCAAGCACAAGGAGCTAGCCCCCTACGATGAGAACTGGTTCTACACGCGAGCCGCGTCCACAGCGCGGCACCTGTACCTGCGGGGCGGTGCTGGCGTCGGCTCCATGACCAAGATCTACGGGGGCCGGCAGAGGAACGGCGTCATGCCCAGCCACTTCAGCCGCGGCTCCAAGAGCGTGGCCCGCCGCGtcctgcaggccctggaggggcTGAAGATGGTGGAAAAGGACCAGGACGGGGGCCGCAAACTGACACCTCAGGGACAAAGAGATCTGGACAGAATCGCTGGACAGGTGGCAGCTGCCAACAAGAAACATTAA